The Brassica napus cultivar Da-Ae chromosome C1, Da-Ae, whole genome shotgun sequence DNA segment GATGGTGATGTTACCAAGGTCGATGAGAATGGGTCAGTTGCTAAACCAGTTGGTGTGGTGGCAAATGGTTGCTAGATTAGTCCATGTAGCTCACGGCTAGAGCATTAGAGGCAACAAAAGAGCAGAAGATATGAGCATTCCTATTTACACTTTCTCTTGAGAACAACAAGTGCCGTGAGCTTTGAAGCATGGTGGGGAACGAGCTTTGGTACCTGAGATAGATCCGTTTCTTTTCCCTTAGAAGTTAAAATCCTAGTTTTTTCAATCTCTTCATTTTCTCATTTTTCCctgtttttacaattttcagtttcttttttttttttcattttctgttGATCCTCCTACCCTGTAAAAATGCTTATAGGACCTACTAAATAGTGGGAAGAATTAGAGAAAAAGACATAACAGCAGGGTGGGTGggatttgttttcatttcttttggaTTTTAGGCAGATTTTGGTTCTTCTGTTTCTTGTTTTGGTTCAGACTTGACtctcttttgagttttttttttagtgtcTCAGACTTGATGGCCTTGGCCTCTTTTCACCTTTCTTGCTTTGGAAGTTAATTAAATCATTCCTAGTTTAAAATTTTCGGAATAAgagcattttttttgtttcagactATAGTGAACTTTTAAGCATTCAGACTATAGTGAACTTTTAAGCTGGACTATTTACACATGAAACAATGATTAGTTCAGGGTATCTAACAAAGGTTTTCAAAATACAACTATTGCGTTGGATATCTAAAAATTATGAGAAATCCAATTTAAAGTATCTCAAATGCTTATACTTAGAGCATCAGCAGTGGTGTATAATGGTTGAGTCTCTCAACaaagataaaatattatgataattatatcttttaattttttgaataattaaaacattTAGAGACTGACACATGGAGAAAAATTTCTTCTCAAGAGACTTATAAACAATCGATTcatacttttctttttcttttgcatttattatctatttattatctttaattttaattatgagagaCTCATATAATTTAACCAGTGCGCATGCTCTTACATCTGAGTTGAGAATTTCAAATTGAGAAACTTCAATATATTGGAGATGCTTTTAGATGAAAGCAAGTAGATATCGAAGCATCAACCATTTACTAAGAAAGATGATGATATTTTGCCCAAACTCTTCTAGTCGATCTTTACTAAATCAAATCAAGGATATTGCTAGACCAACACAGAACCGgttatcataaaaaaaatgaacactAAAAATTCATGTTAACAGATGCAACATGGCAAGTTGTTTAAAGAATGTTCCTAAGTTCATTTCATCGTCTCGTATGTCACTCTTGCGGGCGATCGGGTTTGTGTCGGTGGCTAGGTAATAAACATTGGGGAGTTTCTCTTTGAGGAGAAGGATGAGCGAAGTGAGAACGTATCAGTTCACGTGATAACTGGGTTTCGGGTTTTAAAGAAGTTCTAtcagatttttaaataatttacttttCTTAAAACTTCAACCAAACTATATATTGGGCCACTGGATTTATCAATTATAGATCCTGATCATGTTTAAAAACATTAGGTGAACGTTGTTTGGACCACAGTTCGTTATAGTAATAGTCAATGCATGCAATGATGCAACGAGTGTTGACGTTTATAACCTTGTTCTTTTCTCCTTACACTTGCATGAGAGGAAAAGCCAACGTTGATAATCAATTTTGGCAAAAGTAATTTTGGTCTCATAGTTGTAGACtcaatacatatatatgtaaaaattaattCAGTGAATTATATTCAGCtctcttttagttttttttacaagacattttttcttttctttttttaaaagaagacattttttttttctttttacaagaCATCACTTGGAGCAACTTGACAAAACAGAGGTGAAGAGTGAACAACTCACATACACACAATACACGCACAAGACAAGACAACATCCATAACTAGCTACGTATCGAGAGGGATTGTTATCAAAATGATAGAACAACAAAAACGGAAGGTATCTTGATCCCGAGGCTGCGGTGGCTGACAAGTGACAAATAGCATGTATCTCCAGCTGATTTTACCTTGCTAAAAACCATGGGGGGCGGATCCTGATTTACTAGGTGATGCTGGTCCTCTTTGCACTGTTGGATAAATTAACTTtagttagtaaaataaaatggaaTATCCGGAGCAAAATTGGATGATAAATAGTTAGGACTCCTTACAAAGTTTCCGGAATTGGTATAGTTGAGTTGAAGCTGCATAAGATGAAATTACCAAAGAGAGAACCAAAAACAAAGCAACCAACCAaaattttttcttcatttctgtCTCTGTGTTGGTGTCTTTAATTGTTTTAGGTGTGTAATATCTCCAGTTACAGATTAAAGCGTGAGGTTTATATAATGAGCAGGCAGCGTGTGGAAATCATATAGCCGCCTGACCTGAAGAAGAGTCCTCGACGTAGACAAGACATGTGCTTATTCTTTTAACAGCTTGTTAACTTATGTCTTTGTCCTTCACCTACGATGGGGTTCATTAAACTCGATTTAATCCCATGTCTATGTCAATCGTCACAACTAGCCTTTGTAAGAGGTCcaataaacacacaagaaaccctgttgatttttttagtttttttttgtctaaatagAACCATACAAGTGAGAACTGGAATCAATCATGATTACTACAGCTTAGAGCATCATTAGAGCATGTTTAATGGAGTGTTCTTAGGGTGaattcttagcggaatataaaaacatatctcttatcttttaactaaaaaagctaagaaccggttcttagtttttttagttaattaaagTTAAGAGACTGGGTTCTTATATTCTGATAAAAAACTCCACCTTAAGAACTCTCCCATTAAAGATGTTCTTAGCAATGAAATTCTTAAACAGAGTctctcaatatatataatagtattcTGAAgtaaaatagataaattaattaaaattgatgTCATAAAATTTTCGGTGCAGACACGTGTAGAATTAGTCTCTTCTAACACGTTCATCATTTTTTAATGTAGGAACGTACTTCtacttttctcctttttttttttggtaaaaatgttaagtttaTTACCATTTTCATTTTAGACAGAATTTACAAAGATCACAAGAGGCAGATTTGCAGAAAAATTAAATCtaaacacaacaacaaagaacGGAGATTGAAAAAACGGAGGAGACCCCAACCACGCACAACATCGAATACATAGCATTGCCTTGACTGAAGGGAGAGAAAGCAAAGTTGCCTAATGCAGCCGTTGAATGAAGCAGGCTGCTTTAAGCCCAGGAGCACGAACCCGGTAGATTGGCCCCATACCCGGTGTCCGCCTCAGAAGATGAGCGGCCAAGTCATCCAAACCTCCAAACCGGGAAGGCCACCACACACAGACATCGCCGCCGAGTCGAGAGAGAACCTACGCATTTATTGGGGGAGAAAGAGACAACACGATGCCACCGTTCTACACCAAACCGCCGGGAAACGGAAACCACAAAGAGACGCGGATGCAGTGTTGTGGTTCGCCACGCGCCGCCACAGAAACCCACCCCGCTCAGGCGACAACTCCGAGGGACGAGAGCTCCTCACACGCACCCACCGGTGAGAACCAACAACGGGATCCTCTAGCCGAGGAAGACAGAGCGCCACGCGCTGCCACGTTCAGGCCGGAACCCTAGATCTGCGAAAAACTGAGAGAGGCTGACGGGAGCtgagcaagagagagagaaggagcgACGCCGATCCCAAGCACACACCTCTCCACCACTTTGGTACCGCCAGCTCCACAGAAGCTACCGCAGCAACAGATCTGAAAGCACCAACCTCCCACGAAGCCGACTCTACCGGCAAACCCTTGTCTAAATCGTCGCCACCACACCAAAGCCCATAGCACCAAAGCTTCTTCTCACAGATCTATCGCGAgtagaagaggagaaagaagcaGCGAAACGAGATCCAGAGTAGATAGCAAAGACCGATTAGAAAGGAGAGAAACAGCAGAGAAACAAGAAGGAGAACACCGGAGGTTCCCCGACACCGGCCAAAGGGACCGCCGGCGTCGGAGAAAAGAAGCGAAAACTAGATCTGAGCTTTGAACTTAGAGAGAAGGTGGAGAGAAAGTTTCCTCAGTTCTAGTGGTCTGCTTTTAgttttctcctttctttttcttgcttttagtttttatattaatttgtcTGGTGAGAGATTCTTGCAAAATTTACGAATACGTAAAATTTACAATGATCTAAAGTTTGTAAAATCAATAATTTACCAATTACACTTTGACTTTCATAAACTTTTTCAAAGTCCCGAAAAACAATTAAAAGCTTCAGCttctattttatcttttttacaaaataacttataCTTTTATTGTATCAAGAAATTATAATAAGGTGAAATTTTATACCCACATATTTTTCTTGTACAACTCAACTTTTATGCCCTTGTCATAACTAATTGTCTCATCAGACGAGAATTTTCAAAGGCATGAGTGCAAGActaactaataaaattttagaagtctttaaaaaaaaattaaaagtcacATGAACTTTggaatcatttaaaattttcaatttaggaagttttttcttcttaaaggATTGTTACTGaaatttgaaattgaatgttACGCATGAACTGAACCATTTACTGAGAAAGATGATAAAATTTGCAGTCGAGTTGCATACTCAAACAGGATCTTCTTGAACTCTGTGATGATTCTCAAAGGCTTTGCAAATGTAGGATTCTTAAGACATGGCAGAAGAGCGAGGAGTGATGAAAAATCAatacttaagttttttttatactCTAGAGTAAGAGAATATTCAAGTTCATAAAACAATATCAAGTTTCTTTTTAATCGATTTGTAATCATGTTCGATTATATAAACTTTTACTAAGAAGTTATAATCAAATTCGTATTAGTAATTTACAAAATCGATAGACCAACACAGAACCGGATTTTCATTAACAATCGAACACTAGAAAATTCACGGTTAATAGAGACTTTAAAGGAGTCTTTTCAAAATGGTGGCAAGTTGTGGTAACAAAGAATGCTCCTGAGATCATTTCACCTCCATTGTTTCTCCATAAAAGATGACAAAGACCTCGAAAACTGCTTCATAAACGATTCTGATGACGTCTCCTTATCCACACCCTCCTCATCTTTATCTCTCCAGAACTTAAGTATAATAAGATTCTCCTCTTCAGTCGACCTCTGCACCACGATCCTCGACGCATAACCTCTCTTCCTCATCACCAAACAAATCTCCGACGGGTAATTCGAAGTCAAAGTCACCAAATAAAACCACCCCTTCTCAGAAAGCAAACGATCAACAACAGGCAAGACTCTATCGATAACACTCCTCCCATTCTCCCCTCCAGCCCAAGCAGAGGCTATACCTTCCATACCAACTTCATACTCAGGCGTCGGAACGTAAGGAGGGTTCACCACCATCACATCTACCAACCCAGCGAGTCTCTCCTCTAAGCAAGAAGCTATGTCCGTGCAGACAACCTCAGCAGAGACACCATGAGCTTGTAAAGTCTCGTTTGTCACTCTTGCAGCGATCGGGTTTGTGTCGGTGGCTAGGTAATGAACATTGGGAAGCTTCTCTTTGAGGAGAAGGATGAGTGAAGTGATGACGTATCCGCTTCCGCAGCCAATCTCCATACAAAGCTTAGGGTTGTGGTTTATAAGGTTGGTTTGGTCAGCGAGTAATGCGTCGACTAGAGCAAATGAATCGTCACAGGGCTCGTAGACTTCGCGATGCGAGCTTACGCGCATGATGTCAGCGGTTCTTGATGTCATCTCGGACATAACAGTCTACAAATGGAC contains these protein-coding regions:
- the LOC106375061 gene encoding methyltransferase N6AMT1; translated protein: MSEMTSRTADIMRVSSHREVYEPCDDSFALVDALLADQTNLINHNPKLCMEIGCGSGYVITSLILLLKEKLPNVHYLATDTNPIAARVTNETLQAHGVSAEVVCTDIASCLEERLAGLVDVMVVNPPYVPTPEYEVGMEGIASAWAGGENGRSVIDRVLPVVDRLLSEKGWFYLVTLTSNYPSEICLVMRKRGYASRIVVQRSTEEENLIILKFWRDKDEEGVDKETSSESFMKQFSRSLSSFMEKQWR
- the LOC111201982 gene encoding uncharacterized protein LOC111201982, yielding MKKKFWLVALFLVLSLVISSYAASTQLYQFRKLLQRGPASPSKSGSAPHGF